One genomic window of Elaeis guineensis isolate ETL-2024a chromosome 2, EG11, whole genome shotgun sequence includes the following:
- the LOC105049864 gene encoding pentatricopeptide repeat-containing protein At1g28690, mitochondrial translates to MKNGRLLVRPLSSLIGSNSSPFPQKQIHHPISLQNSTFLASILQHYINSSSPSHGRTIHAQILKAGLRHNTNVSIKLLILHMKCGSLAHARNVFDGMPAPTLSAYNFIIAGYFKGGLAKESLKLVRKLAFSGGKPDGFTLSMVLKLSATLVSLNLVRQVHTHIIKLICESDDVLIAALIDSYVKNGKVGYARVVFDELSERNLVCSTALIVGYMNKGSFREAEDIFDSLREKDTVVFNAMIEGYSKTMDTAENSLEVYKTMQQLSFQPTISTFVSIIGACSLLSALEFGRQVHCQTIKIDLFSHVKSGSALIDMYSKCGRIEDARNVFDHMPEKNVFSWTSMIDGYGKNGIPCKALELFNEMRRTLSVKPNYATFLSALSACGHAGLVSSGQEIFESMERDYSLMPRMEHYACMVDLLGRSGNLHEAYSFIKRIPERPSSDVWAALLGASRLHGDLDMADIAAKEVFELSKDGRPGAYVALSNTFAAAGKWEGVCQVRELMKEKGVSKDTGRSWVGTDKGLCGFHVGEPI, encoded by the coding sequence ATGAAAAATGGCCGGCTCTTGGTAAGGCCGCTCTCCTCCCTAATTGGAAGCAACTCCTCCCCCTTCCCACAAAAACAAATCCACCATCCCATTTCCCTCCAGAACTCTACCTTCCTTGCTTCAATTCTTCAGCACTACATTAATTCCAGTTCCCCCTCCCATGGCCGAACCATCCATGCTCAAATCCTCAAAGCCGGGCTCCGACACAACACCAATGTATCCATCAAGCTCCTCATCCTCCACATGAAATGCGGTTCATTGGCCCACGCACGCAATGTGTTCGATGGAATGCCGGCACCAACTCTCTCGGCTTATAACTTCATCATCGCTGGGTACTTCAAAGGAGGTCTTGCCAAGGAATCACTTAAGCTTGTTAGAAAGCTCGCCTTCTCTGGTGGAAAGCCAGATGGTTTCACCTTGTCGATGGTTCTGAAACTCTCAGCGACCTTGGTTTCGCTAAATCTTGTGAGGCAGGTCCATACTCATATTATCAAATTGATATGCGAGTCAGATGATGTCCTCATAGCTGCTCTGATCGACTCATATGTGAAGAATGGGAAGGTTGGTTATGCGAgggttgtttttgatgaattgtCGGAAAGGAATCTTGTGTGTTCCACTGCATTGATTGTTGGGTACATGAACAAAGGTTCTTTTAGAGAAGCAGAAGATATTTTTGACAGCTTGAGAGAGAAGGACACTGTGGTGTTCAATGCTATGATTGAGGGTTACAGCAAAACTATGGATACTGCTGAAAATTCGCTTGAAGTTTATAAGACAATGCAACAATTGAGTTTTCAGCCAACGATTTCCACTTTTGTGAGCATAATTGGAGCTTGCTCTCTCTTGTCAGCATTGGAGTTTGGACGACAGGTGCATTGCCAAACCATCAAGATTGATCTTTTTTCTCATGTTAAGTCTGGGAGTGCGCTTATAGACATGTACTCTAAATGTGGTAGAATTGAGGATGCAAGGAATGTCTTTGATCACATGCCTGAGAAGAATGTATTCTCTTGGACTTCAATGATTGATGGCTATGGGAAGAATGGTATTCCATGCAaagcccttgaacttttcaatgaGATGAGGAGAACTCTTAGTGTTAAACCCAATTATGCTACATTCTTGAGTGCTTTGTCAGCTTGTGGGCATGCAGGGTTAGTATCAAGTGGCCAAGAGATTTTCGAGAGCATGGAGAGGGACTATTCACTTATGCCAAGGATGGAGCACTACGCTTGCATGGTAGATCTATTGGGCCGCAGTGGGAATCTGCATGAAGCATACAGCTTTATTAAGAGGATTCCTGAGAGGCCAAGTTCTGATGTGTGGGCAGCATTGCTTGGAGCATCTAGGCTTCATGGCGATTTGGACATGGCAGATATTGCAGCAAAAGAGGTGTTTGAGTTGAGCAAAGATGGCAGACCAGGAGCTTATGTTGCTCTCTCCAACACATTTGCAGCTGCTGGGAAATGGGAGGGTGTGTGCCAAGTAAGGGAGTTGATGAAAGAGAAGGGGGTCTCTAAAGATACTGGTCGTAGCTGGGTTGGAACAGACAAAGGTCTGTGTGGCTTCCATGTTGGTGAACCAATATGA
- the LOC105049849 gene encoding cyclin-D6-1 isoform X2, whose product MASSLLFDLENPLTSSDEEQHHFSNSIAALFAAESDHMSPLAGGHLDLSARRDAISLILQAQFSCNLDPSVAYLAINYVDRFLSKREIPREKPWVVRLLSISCLSIASKMKKLDFSLTDFQREEGFIFDAKTIRRMELLVLGALDWRMRSITPFSFLPYFLSFFSPAQPPLLHALKARASRTLFKAQNEIKMLEFKPSVIAAAALLSAAHELFPIQFASFRSAISSCEFVNKEILGECCNAIGDVAMDGCDSTFEMLLSSNTPVTVLGRHCSSSESERTVGSSSGDHDLKKRRISELRGALRFA is encoded by the exons ATGGCTTCTTCTCTCCTCTTCGACCTCGAGAACCCGCTCACGAGCTCCGACGAGGAGCAGCACCACTTCTCCAACTCGATCGCGGCGCTCTTCGCCGCGGAGTCCGATCACATGAGCCCCCTCGCCGGTGGCCACCTCGATCTCTCCGCCCGCCGCGACGCCATCTCCCTCATTCTCCAG GCGCAGTTTAGCTGCAATCTGGATCCATCCGTGGCCTACCTCGCCATCAACTACGTCGATCGTTTTCTGTCCAAGCGAGAAATCCCG AGAGAGAAGCCCTGGGTCGTACGGCTCCTTTCTATCTCCTGCCTCTCCATCGCCTCCAAGATGAAGAAGCTGGACTTCTCCCTCACCGATTTCCAG CGAGAGGAGGGATTCATATTCGACGCCAAGACGATTCGGCGGATGGAGCTTCTAGTTCTTGGGGCGCTGGACTGGCGGATGCGATCCATCACCCCCTTCTCTTTCCTCCCCtacttcctctccttcttctccccTGCCCAGCCCCCTCTCCTCCACGCCCTCAAAGCTCGCGCCTCCCGAACCCTCTTCAAAGCCCAGAACG agatcaaGATGTTAGAGTTCAAGCCATCGGTGATCGCCGCGGCGGCGCTCCTCTCCGCCGCCCACGAGCTCTTCCCCATCCAATTCGCCTCCTTCCGCTCCGCCATTTCCTCCTGTGAATTTGTaaataaa GAGATATTGGGGGAGTGCTGCAACGCGATTGGCGACGTGGCGATGGACGGCTGCGATTCGACGTTCGAGATGCTGTTGAGCTCCAACACCCCGGTGACCGTGCTCGGTCGACACTGCTCCAGCTCCGAGAGCGAGAGGACCGTCGGATCCTCATCCGGCGACCACGACCTCAAGAAGCGCCGGATCTCCGAGCTCCGAGGTGCCCTCCGTTTCGCCTAG
- the LOC105049872 gene encoding cytochrome b6-f complex iron-sulfur subunit, chloroplastic isoform X1 yields the protein MACTTLSTAATPSQQLCSGKNGAFSPSQALLCKPAKGLCLGRGKIGRITCQATSISADRVPDMGKRQLMNLLLLGAVSLPTVGMLVPYAAFFVPPGSGGGGGGIVAKDALGNDVIADAWLKTHGPGDRTLTQGLKGDPTYLVVENDKTLATYGLNAVCTHLGCVVPWNAAENKFICPCHGSQYNNQGTVVRGPAPLSLALVHVDIDDGKVVFVPWVEPDFRTGENPWWA from the exons ATGGCTTGCACCACTCTCTCAACTGCTGCCACCCCTTCTCAG cagCTTTGCTCTGGTAAAAATGGGGCCTTTTCACCATCCCAAGCCCTTCTATGCAAGCCTGCGAAAGGGCTGTGCTTGGGGAGGGGGAAGATTGGGAGGATCACTTGCCAGGCGACGAGCATTTCTGCAGACAGAGTGCCAGACATGGGCAAGCGGCAGCTGATGAACCTTCTTTTGCTGGGAGCTGTGTCGCTGCCTACTGTGGGCATGTTGGTCCCCTATGCCGCCTTCTTTGTTCCCCCTGG TTcgggaggaggaggtggtggaaTCGTTGCAAAAGACGCTCTTGGAAACGATGTTATTGCAGACGCATGGCTTAAAACTCACGGTCCCGGTGATCGAACACTTACCCAAGGGTTAAAG GGTGATCCTACCTATCTTGTTGTGGAGAATGACAAAACTCTTGCAACCTATGGCCTAAATGCTGTCTGCACCCACCTTGGTTGTGTTGTTCCATGGAATGCAGCTGAGAACAAGTTTATTTGCCCTTGCCATGGATCCCAGTACAACAACCAAGGCACGGTTGTAAGAGGACCTGCACCATTG TCCCTAGCTTTGGTTCATGTGGACATTGATGACGGGAAAGTTGTATTTGTACCGTGGGTTGAACCTGATTTCAGAACAGGGGAAAATCCATGGTGGGCTTAA
- the LOC105049872 gene encoding cytochrome b6-f complex iron-sulfur subunit, chloroplastic isoform X2, translated as MACTTLSTAATPSQQLCSGKNGAFSPSQALLCKPAKGLCLGRGKIGRITCQATSISADRVPDMGKRQLMNLLLLGAVSLPTVGMLVPYAAFFVPPGSGGGGGGIVAKDALGNDVIADAWLKTHGPGDRTLTQGLKGDPTYLVVENDKTLATYGLNAVCTHLGCVVPWNAAENKFICPCHGSQYNNQGTVVRGPAPLTHRMLSWMVWTRANEN; from the exons ATGGCTTGCACCACTCTCTCAACTGCTGCCACCCCTTCTCAG cagCTTTGCTCTGGTAAAAATGGGGCCTTTTCACCATCCCAAGCCCTTCTATGCAAGCCTGCGAAAGGGCTGTGCTTGGGGAGGGGGAAGATTGGGAGGATCACTTGCCAGGCGACGAGCATTTCTGCAGACAGAGTGCCAGACATGGGCAAGCGGCAGCTGATGAACCTTCTTTTGCTGGGAGCTGTGTCGCTGCCTACTGTGGGCATGTTGGTCCCCTATGCCGCCTTCTTTGTTCCCCCTGG TTcgggaggaggaggtggtggaaTCGTTGCAAAAGACGCTCTTGGAAACGATGTTATTGCAGACGCATGGCTTAAAACTCACGGTCCCGGTGATCGAACACTTACCCAAGGGTTAAAG GGTGATCCTACCTATCTTGTTGTGGAGAATGACAAAACTCTTGCAACCTATGGCCTAAATGCTGTCTGCACCCACCTTGGTTGTGTTGTTCCATGGAATGCAGCTGAGAACAAGTTTATTTGCCCTTGCCATGGATCCCAGTACAACAACCAAGGCACGGTTGTAAGAGGACCTGCACCATTG actcacaggatgcttagttggatggtttggacgagagcaaatgagaactga
- the LOC105049849 gene encoding cyclin-D6-1 isoform X1, producing the protein MASSLLFDLENPLTSSDEEQHHFSNSIAALFAAESDHMSPLAGGHLDLSARRDAISLILQAQFSCNLDPSVAYLAINYVDRFLSKREIPREKPWVVRLLSISCLSIASKMKKLDFSLTDFQREEGFIFDAKTIRRMELLVLGALDWRMRSITPFSFLPYFLSFFSPAQPPLLHALKARASRTLFKAQNEIKMLEFKPSVIAAAALLSAAHELFPIQFASFRSAISSCEFEILGECCNAIGDVAMDGCDSTFEMLLSSNTPVTVLGRHCSSSESERTVGSSSGDHDLKKRRISELRGALRFA; encoded by the exons ATGGCTTCTTCTCTCCTCTTCGACCTCGAGAACCCGCTCACGAGCTCCGACGAGGAGCAGCACCACTTCTCCAACTCGATCGCGGCGCTCTTCGCCGCGGAGTCCGATCACATGAGCCCCCTCGCCGGTGGCCACCTCGATCTCTCCGCCCGCCGCGACGCCATCTCCCTCATTCTCCAG GCGCAGTTTAGCTGCAATCTGGATCCATCCGTGGCCTACCTCGCCATCAACTACGTCGATCGTTTTCTGTCCAAGCGAGAAATCCCG AGAGAGAAGCCCTGGGTCGTACGGCTCCTTTCTATCTCCTGCCTCTCCATCGCCTCCAAGATGAAGAAGCTGGACTTCTCCCTCACCGATTTCCAG CGAGAGGAGGGATTCATATTCGACGCCAAGACGATTCGGCGGATGGAGCTTCTAGTTCTTGGGGCGCTGGACTGGCGGATGCGATCCATCACCCCCTTCTCTTTCCTCCCCtacttcctctccttcttctccccTGCCCAGCCCCCTCTCCTCCACGCCCTCAAAGCTCGCGCCTCCCGAACCCTCTTCAAAGCCCAGAACG agatcaaGATGTTAGAGTTCAAGCCATCGGTGATCGCCGCGGCGGCGCTCCTCTCCGCCGCCCACGAGCTCTTCCCCATCCAATTCGCCTCCTTCCGCTCCGCCATTTCCTCCTGTGAATTT GAGATATTGGGGGAGTGCTGCAACGCGATTGGCGACGTGGCGATGGACGGCTGCGATTCGACGTTCGAGATGCTGTTGAGCTCCAACACCCCGGTGACCGTGCTCGGTCGACACTGCTCCAGCTCCGAGAGCGAGAGGACCGTCGGATCCTCATCCGGCGACCACGACCTCAAGAAGCGCCGGATCTCCGAGCTCCGAGGTGCCCTCCGTTTCGCCTAG